A stretch of Armatimonadota bacterium DNA encodes these proteins:
- the carA gene encoding glutamine-hydrolyzing carbamoyl-phosphate synthase small subunit, which translates to MKAILALEDGTVFEGESIGAAGRAVGEVVFNTGMTGYQEMLTDPSYRGQILTLTFPLIGNYGANAGDMQSHRPQVEGFVVRELCEAPSNWRSEETLHQFLAKHRVAGIAGVDTRALTRRLREHGVMMGTISTAETPAEALDRLRQTPGYGELDFVHEVTTASPYQWTPGAPHGAAQAQMPLEPRLRVAVVDYGVKRSILRFLHDLDCEVLVLPATATAGTILGLAPDALVLSPGPGDPARLDYAVDVLRAVIGRLPILGICLGHQLLGIALGGRTYKLKFGHRGGNHPVKEVTNGGRTYITVQNHGYAIADDSLAGTGAVVSHVNLNDGTVEGLVHPELGITSVQYHPEASAGPQDSRHLFDDFIGSVRAHKQR; encoded by the coding sequence GTGAAGGCGATACTGGCGCTCGAGGATGGCACCGTTTTCGAGGGTGAGAGCATCGGCGCGGCGGGGCGCGCGGTGGGCGAGGTCGTCTTCAACACCGGCATGACCGGCTACCAGGAGATGCTGACCGATCCCAGCTATCGCGGGCAGATCCTGACGCTGACCTTTCCCCTGATCGGCAACTACGGCGCCAACGCCGGCGACATGCAGTCCCACCGCCCCCAGGTCGAGGGCTTCGTCGTGCGCGAGCTGTGCGAGGCGCCCAGCAACTGGCGCTCCGAGGAGACCCTGCACCAGTTTCTGGCCAAGCACCGCGTGGCGGGCATCGCCGGGGTGGACACCCGCGCCCTGACGCGGCGCCTGCGCGAGCACGGGGTGATGATGGGCACCATCTCCACCGCGGAGACGCCCGCGGAGGCGCTCGATCGCCTGCGGCAGACCCCCGGTTACGGCGAGCTCGATTTCGTGCACGAGGTCACCACCGCCAGCCCCTATCAGTGGACGCCGGGGGCGCCCCACGGGGCGGCGCAGGCGCAGATGCCGCTGGAGCCGCGCCTGCGGGTGGCGGTGGTGGACTACGGGGTCAAGCGCAGCATCTTGCGTTTCCTCCACGACCTCGACTGCGAGGTGCTGGTGCTGCCCGCTACGGCGACCGCGGGCACCATTCTCGGCCTGGCGCCGGACGCCCTGGTGCTGTCGCCCGGTCCCGGCGATCCGGCGCGCTTGGACTACGCGGTGGACGTGCTGCGCGCGGTCATCGGCAGGCTGCCCATCCTCGGCATCTGTCTGGGGCACCAACTGCTGGGCATCGCCCTGGGCGGGCGCACCTACAAGCTCAAGTTCGGGCACCGCGGCGGCAACCATCCGGTGAAAGAAGTGACCAACGGGGGGCGGACCTATATCACGGTGCAGAACCACGGCTACGCCATCGCCGACGACAGCCTCGCCGGTACGGGCGCGGTGGTGTCGCATGTCAACCTGAATGACGGCACGGTCGAGGGGCTGGTGCACCCGGAGCTGGGGATCACCTCGGTGCAGTACCATCCCGAGGCCTCGGCCGGCCCCCAGGACAGCCGGCACCTCTTCGACGACTTCATCGGCAGCGTGCGCGCACACAAACAGAGGTAA